In Rutidosis leptorrhynchoides isolate AG116_Rl617_1_P2 chromosome 2, CSIRO_AGI_Rlap_v1, whole genome shotgun sequence, one genomic interval encodes:
- the LOC139890209 gene encoding uncharacterized mitochondrial protein AtMg00810-like produces MHQPPGFRDPRFPDHVCLLQKSLYGLKQAPRAWFQRFAGYAQRIGFHQSRCDTSLLIYRQGSETAYQLLYVYDIILTASSTGLLQQIISALHKKFSMTDLGLLNYFLGIHTTRTTSGMFLSQKQYATEIIEWASMPTCHPCRTPVEPGAKLTSHDPPVKDPPLYRSLAGALQYLTFTRPEISYAVQQICLFMHDPREQHLHALKQIIRYIQGTTDLGLQLYASSPTTLVAYSDADWVGCPTTRRSTSDYCVFLGNNLLSWSSKRQHTPSRSSAEAEYRRVANAVAETCWIRNLLREMHCPLTSATLVYCDNVSSVYLSTNPVQHQRTKHIEIDIHFVRDLVAQGQVRVLHVPSRCQFADIFTKGLPFALFDEFCSSLSVQRTPALTAGGC; encoded by the coding sequence GCGATTTGCAGGTTATGCTCAGAGGATTGGCTTTCACCAAAGCCGTTGTGACACCTCACTTTTAATTTATCGTCAGGGATCCGAAACTGCATATCAACTTTTGTATGTTTATGATATCATCTTGACTGCTTCATCCACAGGTTTACTACAGCAGATTATCTCGGCCTTACATAAGAAATTTTCCATGACTGATTTGGGACTCCTGAACTACTTTCTAGGGATCCACACCACACGCACTACATCTGGTATGTTTCTCTCCCAGAAACAGTACGCCACTGAGATTATTGAATGGGCTAGTATGCCCACATGTCATCCCTGCAGGACCCCCGTTGAACCGGGTGCCAAACTCACTAGCCATGATCCACCTGTTAAGGATCCCCCTCTCTATCGGAGCCTTGCAGGCGCATTACAGTATCTAACATTCACTCGACCGGAAATATCCTATGCAGTCCAACAGATTTGTCTCTTCATGCATGATCCTCGAGAGCAGCACTTGCATGCGCTCAAACAGATCATTAGGTACATTCAGGGAACCACTGATCTTGGCCTTCAGTTATATGCATCATCCCCCACCACATTGGTTGCTTACTCTGATGCTGATTGGGTAGGTTGCCCCACCACTAGACGATCTACCTCAGACTACTGTGTTTTTCTCGGCAACAACCTTCTCTCGTGGTCATCTAAGCGGCAACACACGCCCTCTCGCTCCAGTGCCGAAGCAGAGTATCGTAGGGTTGCCAATGCCGTTGCCGAGACTTGTTGGATTCGTAACCTTCTACGTGAGATGCACTGTCCTCTCACTTCAGCTACTTTGGTATATTGTGATAATGTCAGCTCAGTCTACCTCTCCACTAATCCGGTTCAGCATCAGCGTACCAAGCACATCGAGATCGACATTCACTTTGTTCGTGACCTAGTAGCCCAGGGACAAGTACGGGTTCTACATGTCCCATCCAGATGTCAGTTTGCAGATATCTTCACCAAAGGGCTCCCGTTCGCGTTATTCGACGAGTTTTGCTCCAGTTTGAGCGTTCAGCGTACTCCCGCTctaactgcggggggatgttag